A stretch of Rhizobium glycinendophyticum DNA encodes these proteins:
- a CDS encoding DsbA family oxidoreductase — protein MDRITIDLVSDVVCPWCYLGKARLELALAEVQDEVSVDINWRPYQLNPDYPPEGVDQQVELAKKLGGKENMDRAHAQLRALGAEVGIAFDFEAIKVGPNTLDAHRLIHWAGQESRETQGRVVDLLFKANFEEGENVGDKDVLLNIAEKAGLSRPVIETLLSGDADVSHVLAEIDSARQMGVNGVPFFIFDQQYAVSGAQPPSDLANALREIAKAKAEALRNLN, from the coding sequence ATGGACCGCATCACCATCGACCTCGTATCCGACGTGGTCTGCCCCTGGTGCTATCTCGGCAAGGCGCGGTTGGAACTGGCGCTGGCCGAAGTGCAGGACGAGGTGAGTGTCGACATCAACTGGCGACCCTATCAGCTCAATCCCGACTATCCGCCGGAAGGCGTCGACCAGCAGGTGGAATTGGCGAAGAAGCTCGGTGGCAAGGAGAACATGGATCGGGCACATGCGCAGCTGCGCGCACTGGGGGCCGAGGTCGGCATCGCCTTCGATTTCGAGGCCATCAAGGTCGGACCCAATACGCTCGATGCGCACCGCCTCATTCACTGGGCGGGACAGGAAAGTCGCGAGACGCAGGGCCGCGTGGTCGACCTGCTGTTCAAGGCGAATTTCGAAGAAGGCGAGAATGTCGGCGACAAGGACGTGTTGCTGAACATCGCCGAGAAGGCCGGCCTGTCGCGGCCTGTCATCGAGACGCTGCTGTCGGGCGATGCGGATGTGAGCCACGTGCTGGCAGAAATTGATTCGGCTCGGCAGATGGGCGTGAACGGCGTGCCCTTCTTCATCTTCGATCAGCAATATGCGGTGAGTGGTGCACAGCCGCCATCGGACCTTGCCAATGCTCTGCGGGAAATCGCGAAAGCCAAGGCAGAGGCGCTGCGCAATCTCAATTGA
- a CDS encoding extracellular solute-binding protein, with product MRRLLFSLLFLPLAPLAQAEPVHGIAMHGAPALAADAPSFPYVQPGVKKGGKVNYGVVGTFDAMNPFVLKGMRTTARGVWDPEFGNLLYESLMTRSADEPFTLYGLLAESVEWDADRTTVQFNLNPKAHWNDGQPVTPEDVIFTFELLRDKGRPPFNSRLASVAKMEKVGEHGIKFTFNEKANRETPLIFASATPILPKHAIDASTFDQAGLAIPVGSGPYKVKDLKPGEKVTWVRDPDYWGKDIPSKIGFDNYDEISVTYFLQEATMFEAFKKGDIDIYPEGDANHWQRAYDFPAVSKGDVIKESFKPGLPSGMLGFVFNTRRPMFADVKVREAISTAFDFEWLNKTLYNGAFTRTQSYWQNSTLGAYGNAADEKELALLGKAKDKLSPEILAGTYTQSATDGSGGDRKALSKAVKLFAEAGYKIQGGKMLDVSGKPLSFEVMTQNEGQEKMALAFQRTLKLIGIDMGIRTVDDAQYQARSNSFDYDMIIKSYTSSLSPGAEQVNRWGSESRDAQGSFNYAGVADPDIDRMIEALLQAREPEDFQAAVRAYDRLLVAGHYVVPLYHLGEQWVARWKHIGRPEAVPLYGYQRPTWFDARVQ from the coding sequence TTGCGTCGACTGTTGTTCAGCCTGCTTTTCCTGCCGCTTGCGCCTCTCGCCCAGGCCGAGCCCGTTCACGGGATCGCCATGCATGGTGCGCCGGCCCTCGCCGCCGATGCGCCGAGTTTCCCTTATGTGCAGCCTGGGGTGAAGAAGGGCGGCAAGGTCAATTACGGCGTCGTCGGCACCTTCGACGCAATGAACCCTTTCGTGCTGAAGGGCATGCGCACCACCGCCCGGGGCGTGTGGGATCCGGAATTCGGCAATCTGCTCTATGAGAGCCTGATGACGCGTTCGGCCGACGAGCCGTTCACGCTCTACGGACTGCTCGCCGAGAGCGTCGAATGGGATGCGGACCGGACCACCGTGCAGTTCAACCTCAATCCGAAGGCGCATTGGAATGACGGACAACCGGTAACGCCTGAAGACGTCATCTTCACCTTCGAACTCCTGCGGGACAAGGGACGGCCGCCGTTCAACTCGCGCCTCGCCTCGGTTGCCAAGATGGAGAAGGTCGGCGAGCACGGGATCAAGTTTACCTTCAACGAGAAGGCCAATCGCGAAACGCCCCTGATCTTCGCGTCGGCAACGCCGATTCTGCCCAAGCATGCGATCGACGCGTCGACCTTCGATCAGGCGGGCCTCGCGATCCCGGTCGGCTCCGGTCCGTACAAGGTGAAAGACCTGAAGCCGGGCGAGAAGGTGACATGGGTTCGCGATCCAGACTATTGGGGCAAGGATATCCCGTCCAAGATCGGCTTCGACAATTACGACGAGATCAGCGTTACCTATTTCCTGCAGGAAGCGACGATGTTCGAGGCCTTCAAGAAGGGCGACATAGACATCTATCCGGAAGGCGACGCCAATCACTGGCAGCGGGCCTATGATTTTCCGGCCGTGAGCAAGGGCGACGTGATCAAGGAGAGCTTCAAGCCCGGCCTGCCTTCGGGCATGCTCGGCTTTGTCTTCAACACCCGCCGCCCGATGTTCGCCGACGTGAAGGTGCGCGAGGCGATCAGCACGGCCTTTGATTTCGAGTGGCTGAACAAGACACTCTACAACGGTGCCTTTACCCGCACGCAGAGTTACTGGCAGAACTCGACACTCGGCGCTTACGGGAATGCAGCGGACGAGAAGGAACTGGCGCTGCTGGGCAAGGCTAAGGACAAACTTTCGCCGGAGATCCTGGCCGGCACCTATACGCAGTCGGCGACCGACGGGTCTGGTGGTGATCGCAAGGCGCTGTCCAAGGCAGTCAAATTGTTCGCCGAAGCGGGCTACAAGATCCAGGGCGGCAAGATGCTGGACGTCAGCGGCAAGCCGCTTTCCTTCGAGGTGATGACACAGAACGAAGGCCAGGAGAAAATGGCGCTGGCCTTCCAGCGCACGCTGAAACTGATCGGCATCGACATGGGCATCCGTACGGTCGATGACGCGCAGTATCAGGCACGCTCCAACAGCTTCGACTACGACATGATCATCAAGTCCTACACCTCGTCGCTGTCGCCGGGCGCCGAGCAGGTCAACCGCTGGGGATCGGAATCCAGGGATGCCCAAGGCAGCTTCAACTATGCCGGCGTTGCCGATCCGGACATCGACCGAATGATCGAGGCGCTTCTGCAGGCGCGGGAGCCCGAGGATTTCCAGGCGGCGGTCCGCGCCTATGACCGTTTGCTGGTCGCCGGCCATTATGTCGTCCCGCTCTATCATCTGGGCGAACAGTGGGTGGCGCGCTGGAAGCATATCGGTCGGCCCGAGGCCGTGCCGCTCTATGGCTATCAGCGCCCGACATGGTTTGACGCGCGCGTGCAGTAA
- a CDS encoding invasion associated locus B family protein, with amino-acid sequence MMFTLSNATRTAVSALALSFAAAAMPAVAQAQDAAAPAPAKWFKTCSKQEESDICVVQNQLVAANGQLITAVGLITVEGKVNRKLLQVTVPSARLIPPGVLMQIDDGKGTKLDYAVCLPDRCTAEIPLTDAMVASLKKGGNVVFTSINFRRAPNPIKIPLEGFTGAFDGEAMSQSQAEERQRMLQEAMQKKQEERNKAINDAQNAAKQGN; translated from the coding sequence ATGATGTTCACACTTAGCAATGCAACGCGGACGGCTGTGTCTGCACTCGCACTGTCCTTCGCAGCGGCCGCCATGCCAGCCGTTGCCCAGGCTCAGGACGCTGCGGCGCCGGCGCCGGCCAAATGGTTCAAGACCTGCTCCAAGCAGGAAGAGTCGGACATCTGCGTCGTCCAGAATCAGCTCGTTGCCGCCAATGGCCAGCTGATCACCGCCGTTGGCCTGATCACGGTCGAAGGCAAGGTCAACCGCAAGCTTCTGCAGGTTACCGTCCCCTCCGCACGACTGATCCCGCCGGGCGTTCTGATGCAGATCGATGACGGAAAGGGCACCAAGCTCGACTACGCCGTCTGCCTGCCCGACCGTTGCACCGCTGAAATCCCGCTCACGGACGCGATGGTCGCCAGTCTGAAGAAGGGCGGCAACGTCGTCTTCACTTCGATCAACTTCCGCCGCGCGCCGAACCCGATCAAGATCCCGCTGGAAGGCTTCACCGGCGCCTTCGATGGGGAAGCGATGTCGCAGTCGCAGGCCGAAGAGCGCCAGCGCATGCTGCAGGAAGCCATGCAGAAGAAGCAGGAAGAGCGCAACAAGGCGATCAACGACGCCCAGAACGCCGCCAAGCAGGGCAACTGA
- the hspQ gene encoding heat shock protein HspQ has protein sequence MKQRSAKFGIGDVVRHKVFPFRGVVFDVDPEFANSEEWWNAIPAEVRPAKDQPFYHLLAENAETEYVAYVSEQNLETDESQEPLRNPQIQQIFEPQQTGRYKPRMTYAH, from the coding sequence ATGAAACAACGAAGCGCAAAATTTGGTATCGGGGATGTCGTTCGGCACAAGGTCTTTCCGTTCCGCGGCGTCGTCTTCGATGTAGATCCGGAATTCGCCAATTCCGAGGAGTGGTGGAATGCGATCCCGGCCGAAGTTCGGCCCGCCAAGGATCAACCCTTCTACCATCTGCTCGCGGAAAACGCTGAAACCGAATATGTGGCCTATGTCTCGGAGCAAAACCTAGAGACGGACGAGAGCCAGGAGCCGCTGCGCAATCCGCAGATCCAGCAGATCTTCGAACCGCAGCAGACTGGCCGCTACAAGCCGCGCATGACCTACGCGCATTGA
- a CDS encoding DMT family transporter codes for MTIHMKPASIDSPSPRLIDWTLFLLAPVFFSSNLIFGRGITGEMGPFTTAFIRWAGSALIMSPIVWHHRQQCLAFVRRHTLLWLVLGVLGMGICGGVVYWALTLTTASNATLIYTTSSLFIILFEWLFAGRRISFREISGMVIAFAGVAAIVLKGDLSAMLHMRFNLGDLAILVAAISFAFYSILLRRPGIRAMPPLPLFGLLALSGAIVLMPPALAEILAGGLLPDTARDFAMLGGIILFASLAAFYSFQHAVHVFGPGIAGMTLYLMPPMSILMAVIFLGEHFERYNAFGIVLVTSGLVLATAPQRKA; via the coding sequence ATGACCATCCATATGAAACCCGCCTCGATTGATAGCCCCTCGCCTCGCCTCATCGACTGGACGCTGTTCCTGCTCGCGCCCGTGTTCTTCTCGTCGAACCTAATCTTCGGTCGGGGGATCACGGGAGAAATGGGACCGTTTACGACGGCCTTCATCCGCTGGGCAGGATCGGCGCTCATCATGTCGCCGATCGTCTGGCATCATCGCCAGCAATGTCTCGCCTTCGTGCGCCGCCACACGCTGCTGTGGCTGGTGCTGGGCGTGCTTGGCATGGGGATTTGTGGCGGGGTCGTCTACTGGGCACTGACGCTGACCACCGCTTCGAACGCGACGCTGATTTACACGACGTCGTCGCTATTCATCATCCTGTTCGAATGGCTGTTTGCCGGGCGGCGGATCAGTTTTCGCGAGATATCCGGAATGGTCATCGCCTTTGCCGGCGTGGCCGCAATCGTGCTTAAGGGCGATCTTTCGGCGATGCTGCACATGCGCTTCAACCTCGGGGACCTCGCGATCCTGGTAGCGGCGATATCCTTCGCCTTCTATTCCATCCTGCTGAGAAGGCCCGGCATTCGGGCGATGCCGCCGCTTCCCCTCTTCGGGCTTCTGGCGCTGTCAGGCGCGATCGTCCTGATGCCGCCAGCGCTTGCCGAGATCCTCGCCGGAGGCCTGCTACCGGATACGGCGAGGGACTTTGCCATGCTGGGAGGCATCATCCTCTTTGCTTCTCTTGCAGCCTTCTACAGCTTTCAGCATGCCGTGCATGTTTTCGGTCCGGGGATCGCAGGCATGACACTTTATCTGATGCCGCCGATGTCGATCCTGATGGCGGTGATCTTTCTGGGAGAGCATTTCGAGCGCTACAACGCCTTCGGGATCGTTCTGGTCACGTCCGGACTTGTGCTGGCGACTGCGCCGCAACGCAAAGCCTGA
- the glnA gene encoding type I glutamate--ammonia ligase, with the protein MTTANDILKQIKDNDVKFVDLRFTDPKGKLHHVTMDIACVDEDMFADGVMFDGSSIAGWKAINESDMVLMPDPATVHMDPFFAQSTMVILCDILDPVSGEAYNRDPRGTAKKAEAYLKASGIGDTIFVGPEAEFFVFDDVKYKADPYNTGFKLDSSELPSNDDTDYETGNLGHRPRVKGGYFPVPPIDSLQDMRSEMLTVLGEMGVVVEKHHHEVAAAQHELGIKFDTMVRNADKMQIYKYVVHQVANAYGKTATFMPKPIFGDNGSGMHVHMSIWKDGKPSFAGDEYAGLSESCLYFIGGIIKHAKAINAFTNPSTNSYKRLVPGYEAPVLLAYSARNRSASCRIPFGSNPKAKRVEIRFPDPTANPYLGFAAMLMAGLDGIKNKIHPGKAMDKDLYDLPPKELKKIPTVCGSLREALESLDKDRKFLTAGGVFDDDQIDSFIELKMQEVMRFEMTPHPVEYDMYYSV; encoded by the coding sequence ATGACGACCGCAAACGATATTCTGAAACAGATCAAGGACAACGACGTCAAGTTCGTCGACTTGCGCTTCACCGATCCGAAGGGCAAGCTGCACCATGTCACCATGGACATCGCGTGCGTCGATGAAGACATGTTCGCCGATGGCGTCATGTTCGACGGCTCCTCCATCGCCGGTTGGAAGGCGATCAACGAATCCGACATGGTGCTCATGCCCGACCCGGCGACGGTCCATATGGACCCCTTCTTCGCCCAGTCGACCATGGTCATCCTCTGCGACATTCTGGACCCGGTTTCGGGCGAAGCCTATAATCGCGACCCGCGTGGCACCGCCAAGAAAGCCGAGGCCTATCTCAAGGCATCGGGCATTGGCGACACGATCTTTGTTGGTCCGGAAGCCGAATTCTTCGTCTTTGACGACGTAAAGTACAAGGCCGACCCCTACAACACGGGCTTCAAGCTCGACTCGTCCGAGCTGCCGTCCAATGACGACACGGACTATGAGACCGGCAACCTCGGTCATCGTCCGCGCGTCAAGGGCGGCTATTTCCCGGTTCCGCCGATCGACAGCCTGCAGGACATGCGTTCCGAGATGCTGACCGTGCTCGGCGAGATGGGCGTGGTTGTTGAAAAGCATCACCACGAAGTGGCGGCTGCCCAGCACGAGCTCGGCATCAAGTTCGACACGATGGTGCGTAACGCCGACAAGATGCAGATCTACAAGTATGTCGTGCACCAGGTTGCCAATGCCTATGGCAAGACCGCGACCTTCATGCCGAAGCCGATCTTTGGTGACAACGGTTCGGGCATGCACGTGCATATGTCGATCTGGAAGGACGGCAAGCCCTCCTTCGCCGGCGACGAATATGCCGGCCTGTCGGAAAGCTGCCTGTACTTCATCGGCGGCATCATCAAGCATGCGAAGGCGATCAACGCTTTCACAAACCCCTCCACCAACTCCTACAAGCGTCTGGTGCCAGGTTATGAGGCACCTGTTCTGCTCGCTTACTCGGCCCGTAACCGTTCGGCCTCCTGCCGCATTCCGTTCGGCTCGAACCCGAAGGCGAAGCGCGTCGAAATCCGATTCCCGGACCCGACGGCCAACCCCTATCTCGGCTTCGCCGCCATGTTGATGGCCGGCCTCGATGGCATCAAGAACAAGATCCATCCGGGCAAGGCCATGGACAAGGATCTCTACGATCTGCCGCCGAAGGAACTGAAGAAGATCCCGACCGTGTGCGGTTCGCTGCGCGAAGCGCTCGAAAGCCTGGACAAGGATCGCAAGTTCCTGACCGCCGGCGGCGTCTTCGACGATGACCAGATCGATTCGTTCATTGAGCTCAAGATGCAGGAAGTCATGCGCTTCGAGATGACCCCGCATCCGGTCGAATACGACATGTACTACTCCGTCTGA
- a CDS encoding P-II family nitrogen regulator has translation MKKIEAIIKPFKLDEVKEALQEVGLQGITVTEAKGFGRQKGHTELYRGAEYVVDFLPKVKVEVVLADENVEAVIDAIRNAAQTGRIGDGKIFVSNVEEVVRIRTGETGIDAI, from the coding sequence ATGAAAAAGATCGAAGCGATCATAAAGCCTTTCAAGCTCGACGAAGTGAAGGAAGCCCTTCAGGAAGTCGGCCTGCAGGGCATCACCGTGACGGAAGCCAAAGGTTTCGGTCGCCAGAAGGGCCATACGGAGCTCTATCGCGGCGCGGAATATGTGGTGGACTTCCTGCCGAAGGTGAAGGTCGAAGTTGTATTGGCCGATGAAAACGTGGAAGCGGTGATCGACGCCATCCGCAACGCCGCCCAGACCGGCCGCATCGGGGACGGCAAGATCTTCGTCTCCAACGTCGAGGAAGTGGTTCGCATCCGGACCGGCGAGACCGGCATCGACGCCATCTAA
- a CDS encoding NAD(P)H-hydrate dehydratase — protein sequence MIPANHSLLLTPEAMARVDAAAAATGQDSYGLMRRAGEAVAASALRLYPGALRFVVLCGPGNNGGDGYVCAAALRRAGAATAVFALVDPARLKGDAKRAQTDYSGTSQGMTAFEPVSGDVVIDALFGAGLAREVPAEVSELIQKVTAAALPVIAVDLPSGLDGGSGQVRGAAFRASHTVTFMARKPGHVLLPGRDLCGEVEVFDIGIPWRLVEAEAGPLHVNNPAIWRATHRVLGTSDHKYRRGHLTVFSGPETATGAARLSAMAGLKAGAGLVTIASPQAALAANAVHLTAIMLASVDNDRDLQVYLEDARRRTFVLGPGFGDPEKARAFAVRMGQAGRHLVLDADGITAFRLDRHRLATAFEGEAVRLVVTPHEGEFARLFPEIAEDGTLAKPAKALAAAAAVGGVVVYKGADTVIASPDGRAAIEEHAPPSLATAGSGDVLAGIVGALLAQGLPAFEAACAGVHLHGQAALSVGPGLTAEDLAGAVLPA from the coding sequence ATGATCCCTGCGAACCACTCACTTCTGCTCACGCCCGAAGCCATGGCTCGGGTGGATGCGGCTGCTGCAGCGACTGGCCAGGACAGTTATGGCCTCATGCGACGTGCGGGAGAGGCGGTCGCCGCGTCAGCTCTTCGCCTGTATCCCGGTGCCTTGCGATTTGTCGTACTGTGCGGTCCGGGCAACAATGGCGGCGATGGTTATGTCTGTGCCGCAGCCCTACGGCGCGCAGGAGCAGCCACCGCCGTGTTTGCCCTCGTCGATCCTGCCAGACTGAAAGGCGACGCCAAACGCGCACAAACGGATTATAGTGGCACATCGCAAGGCATGACCGCCTTTGAACCGGTGTCGGGTGACGTGGTCATCGACGCCCTGTTCGGCGCGGGGCTTGCCCGCGAGGTACCGGCCGAGGTGTCGGAACTGATCCAAAAGGTGACGGCAGCCGCGCTCCCCGTCATCGCTGTCGATCTGCCCTCAGGTCTTGACGGAGGGTCCGGCCAGGTGCGCGGCGCCGCCTTCCGGGCCAGCCATACGGTCACATTCATGGCCCGCAAACCCGGACATGTTCTTCTGCCTGGCCGCGACCTCTGCGGTGAGGTCGAGGTGTTCGACATCGGCATCCCCTGGCGTTTGGTGGAAGCCGAGGCTGGCCCGCTTCACGTGAACAATCCGGCAATCTGGCGCGCAACCCACAGGGTTCTGGGAACATCGGACCACAAATACCGCCGCGGCCACCTGACCGTCTTTTCCGGCCCGGAAACGGCGACCGGAGCCGCACGCCTCAGCGCCATGGCGGGGCTGAAGGCGGGGGCAGGGCTCGTCACGATCGCCTCTCCCCAAGCGGCGCTCGCGGCCAATGCTGTCCACCTCACCGCCATCATGCTGGCTTCCGTTGACAATGATCGCGATCTTCAGGTTTATCTGGAAGATGCCCGCCGACGGACTTTCGTGCTAGGGCCGGGCTTTGGTGATCCCGAAAAGGCCAGGGCTTTCGCCGTCCGCATGGGTCAGGCCGGCCGCCACCTCGTCCTAGACGCCGACGGTATCACGGCTTTTCGCCTGGATCGCCACCGGCTCGCAACCGCCTTCGAAGGGGAGGCAGTTCGCCTCGTGGTGACGCCGCATGAAGGCGAATTCGCGCGGCTCTTCCCCGAGATCGCCGAGGACGGGACCCTTGCAAAACCGGCAAAGGCGCTTGCCGCCGCGGCCGCAGTGGGAGGTGTCGTCGTCTACAAGGGTGCCGATACGGTGATCGCATCCCCGGACGGCCGTGCCGCGATCGAGGAGCATGCGCCGCCGAGCCTTGCGACTGCCGGGTCGGGTGATGTGCTTGCGGGTATCGTCGGCGCTCTCCTGGCGCAGGGCCTGCCGGCATTCGAAGCCGCCTGCGCAGGCGTTCATCTGCATGGTCAGGCGGCCCTCAGTGTGGGGCCAGGCCTTACCGCCGAAGATCTGGCAGGTGCCGTCCTCCCCGCCTAG
- a CDS encoding Na/Pi cotransporter family protein — protein sequence MSGIAVFIHLAGAVALLLWATRLVRTGIERAYGGILKDKLRLAIGNRFSAALAGFLFAVALQSATAVALIVASFAAAGYVTSAIGIATLLGADFGSAFVVRILRYDLSLLMPILLLAGTIAFRATNARHWRQLGRILFGLGLLLLSLRLIGEASEPLRESRILPVLFNYLAGDWISAFLLAALLAWAFHSSVAAVLLTASLADQHLIPDALIIPLVLGINFGAAVIAALLTKNADPLTRVVPLGNVVIRGLMTLLALALQFAVTAGPSLFSVHPGEAVVLVHLAMNAAVLVLGLPFAGLVATMLERFVSVSQVPAANDDRLSALNPADLGSPTQAISNATREVLTVCDKTEVMLNGIFELFEEWDPKKTQRIETLDDQIDAIHRDIKFYLARISETALDQTSAAQCQNLLGATIKIEQAADIISQNMLTRARKKSERKASFSAEGWAELCAMHNEVLQNAHLAFNLLVTRDVEHARQLVARKEAIRNLVKASEEKHLQRLRQGNAASFDSSSLHIDTMRDLKEINSLFVSIGYPLLEGEGLLRRSRLVQPAEL from the coding sequence ATGTCGGGTATCGCCGTCTTCATCCATCTCGCGGGCGCGGTTGCGCTGCTTCTCTGGGCGACACGCCTGGTACGAACCGGGATAGAGCGTGCCTATGGCGGCATCTTGAAGGACAAGCTGCGGCTTGCGATCGGCAACCGCTTTTCGGCAGCGCTGGCGGGCTTTCTGTTCGCAGTTGCGCTGCAGAGTGCCACCGCCGTTGCCCTGATCGTCGCATCTTTTGCCGCCGCCGGTTATGTTACCTCGGCCATCGGTATTGCAACGCTGCTTGGCGCGGATTTCGGCTCGGCTTTTGTCGTGCGCATCCTGCGGTATGATCTTTCGCTTCTCATGCCGATCCTGCTGCTGGCAGGGACCATTGCCTTTCGCGCGACCAATGCGCGCCATTGGCGCCAGCTCGGCCGCATCCTGTTCGGTCTCGGACTCCTGCTGCTGTCGCTGCGGCTGATTGGTGAAGCCTCCGAGCCATTGAGAGAAAGCCGGATCCTGCCGGTTTTGTTCAACTATCTGGCCGGCGACTGGATCAGCGCCTTCCTGTTGGCGGCCCTATTGGCCTGGGCCTTCCATTCGAGCGTCGCTGCCGTTCTGCTCACCGCTTCCCTCGCCGACCAGCATCTGATCCCAGATGCACTGATCATCCCGCTGGTGCTCGGCATCAACTTCGGCGCCGCCGTCATCGCCGCGCTTCTGACCAAGAATGCCGATCCTCTGACGCGTGTCGTGCCGCTCGGGAATGTGGTCATCCGCGGACTGATGACGCTCCTGGCCCTGGCGCTGCAATTTGCGGTGACCGCGGGCCCGTCACTGTTCTCCGTCCACCCAGGCGAGGCCGTGGTGCTGGTGCATCTGGCGATGAACGCGGCCGTGCTCGTGCTGGGGTTGCCGTTTGCCGGTCTCGTTGCGACGATGCTGGAGCGCTTCGTGTCGGTGAGCCAGGTGCCGGCCGCCAACGATGACCGGCTGTCGGCGCTGAACCCGGCTGACCTCGGCAGCCCGACGCAAGCCATCAGCAACGCGACACGCGAGGTGCTGACTGTTTGCGACAAGACCGAAGTGATGTTGAACGGCATCTTCGAGCTATTCGAAGAATGGGACCCGAAGAAGACGCAGCGGATCGAAACTCTCGATGACCAGATCGACGCGATCCATCGCGACATCAAATTCTATCTCGCCCGCATTTCGGAGACAGCGCTCGATCAGACATCCGCGGCGCAGTGTCAGAACCTGCTGGGGGCAACGATCAAGATCGAGCAGGCCGCCGACATCATCTCGCAGAACATGCTAACGCGGGCGCGCAAGAAGAGTGAGCGCAAGGCGTCCTTTTCGGCAGAAGGCTGGGCGGAACTCTGTGCCATGCACAATGAGGTGCTGCAGAACGCGCATCTTGCGTTCAACCTGCTGGTCACGCGCGACGTCGAGCATGCCCGCCAACTGGTCGCCCGCAAGGAGGCGATCCGCAACCTGGTGAAGGCGAGCGAGGAGAAACATCTCCAGCGTTTGCGTCAGGGCAACGCGGCAAGCTTCGATTCAAGCTCGCTGCATATCGACACGATGCGGGACCTGAAAGAGATCAACTCGCTTTTCGTGTCGATCGGCTATCCGCTGCTTGAGGGTGAAGGCCTTTTGCGGCGCAGCCGTCTGGTGCAGCCGGCGGAGTTGTAG
- a CDS encoding DUF72 domain-containing protein encodes MTKSGTIRCGIGGWTFDPWDDSFYPSDLPKKRQLEYASRQLTAIEVNGTYYSSQKPATFAKWAADVPENFVFSLKASRFCTNRKILAEAGPSVEKFLHQGIEELGPHLGPILWQFMGTKKFDAEDFEAFLDLLPKTLNGLPLRHVVEPRHESFLVPEFIDMLRRHEVAAVCADHHDYPMFADPTADFVYARLQKGTDEMPTCYPPKEIDHWAERLKIFAAGGMPEDLDFIAKEQPAKKTPRDVFAFFISGGKVNAPRGAMELQKRVG; translated from the coding sequence ATGACCAAATCCGGTACGATCCGCTGCGGTATCGGGGGATGGACTTTCGATCCCTGGGACGACAGTTTTTACCCCTCCGACCTGCCGAAGAAGCGGCAACTGGAATACGCGAGCCGGCAACTGACCGCCATCGAGGTCAATGGCACTTATTATTCCAGCCAGAAGCCGGCAACGTTTGCCAAATGGGCAGCGGACGTGCCTGAGAATTTCGTATTTTCGCTGAAGGCGAGCCGGTTTTGCACCAACCGCAAGATCCTGGCCGAAGCCGGCCCGTCGGTGGAGAAGTTTCTGCATCAGGGGATCGAAGAGCTTGGACCCCATCTGGGGCCGATCCTCTGGCAGTTCATGGGGACGAAGAAGTTTGATGCTGAAGATTTCGAGGCGTTTCTCGATCTGTTACCGAAGACATTGAACGGGCTGCCGCTGCGCCATGTCGTCGAGCCGCGCCATGAAAGTTTCCTCGTGCCGGAGTTCATCGACATGTTGCGGCGGCACGAAGTCGCTGCCGTTTGTGCCGATCACCATGACTATCCGATGTTTGCCGATCCGACGGCAGACTTCGTCTATGCCCGGCTGCAGAAGGGCACGGACGAGATGCCGACCTGTTATCCGCCGAAGGAGATCGATCACTGGGCCGAGCGTTTGAAGATTTTTGCTGCGGGCGGCATGCCTGAAGATCTCGACTTCATCGCGAAGGAGCAGCCGGCAAAAAAGACGCCGCGCGATGTCTTTGCCTTCTTTATTTCCGGGGGCAAGGTGAACGCGCCGCGCGGTGCCATGGAACTGCAGAAGCGCGTCGGCTGA
- a CDS encoding type II toxin-antitoxin system Phd/YefM family antitoxin gives MTIVTIHKAKMELSKLLARVEAGEEIVIARGEEPIAKLVPFELQKKPVRGYGRFAHLRDKIPTDLFLQPMSENELDAWEGKYSFPGDNGE, from the coding sequence ATGACGATCGTCACCATTCACAAGGCCAAGATGGAACTCTCAAAACTCCTCGCCCGCGTCGAAGCCGGCGAGGAAATCGTTATTGCGCGCGGCGAGGAGCCGATTGCGAAGCTGGTGCCGTTCGAGCTGCAAAAAAAGCCCGTACGCGGATACGGTCGGTTCGCGCACCTTCGTGACAAGATCCCGACCGACCTGTTTTTACAACCCATGTCAGAGAACGAACTGGATGCATGGGAGGGGAAGTATTCTTTTCCGGGTGACAATGGCGAATAA
- a CDS encoding type II toxin-antitoxin system VapC family toxin → MIEHFDAVLDDAGFEKLPVTPRHALLAGQMPSDHKDPFDRMLAAQARLETLALVTIDKAFDDFGIERLW, encoded by the coding sequence ATGATCGAGCATTTCGATGCTGTCCTGGATGACGCGGGCTTTGAAAAGCTTCCGGTCACCCCCAGACACGCCTTACTTGCTGGCCAGATGCCATCAGATCACAAGGACCCGTTTGACCGCATGCTGGCTGCCCAGGCAAGGCTCGAAACCCTCGCCCTCGTCACCATCGACAAAGCTTTCGACGATTTCGGCATCGAACGCCTCTGGTAG